One Candidatus Zixiibacteriota bacterium genomic window, AATTGATCGAGGGCCAGATTAACGAATAACTTGGTGCCTTTTTCCAGGCGACTGGAGAGATCAAGTAAAAGACCGCCGCCGGAGAGATTGACGGATTCGGTTTCCATCCAGCGCATATTCTTGAGTTTCTTGGGATGAAAAGCCGGTCCGGCCATAACGGCCATGCGCACCGGGAACGACATGCGAACCCGAATGAAACGTCGGCGCATGAGCGGAAGAGCTTTATCGTCCAGAAAAATACGACAACGACCGCCGGAGGTGCGCTTAAGCAGGGCAGCAACAGTGATTTCTTCTCCCTTGTATTGGAAACAGAGGGCAATTTGTTGATTGCTGACGAGCGTATCGATGCTTCTCTCGGCGCCGCCGCGATCCAGGGTGAGAGAATTTTCGCGAGCTTCAATCACTCGTGTGGCCAGCGGTCTTCCGGGGAATTGTTCCGAATGTACCGTAACGGAACGACCAACCATTGTCGAGAGATCTAACAAGGCAGTGTTGAACATGACATCATCATGCTGATCTCTGACGGCCTGGGTGACCATATCTACAGCAATCCTTTCTGGCGCAGTTCTACTTGTTTATGGAAGATGAAACTGACCAATCGATTCTGAGCCACGCGGCCAAAATGCCTGACCGATGTCGGTAATTGCTCCAGTTCGTGACTCTCAAAGAATTTTCTGAGATTGTCGGAGGTAATGAACTCAACGCCAACCATGCGCTGGCGTTCATCCAGAGCTTCACGGCGGCAGACAGCAACCACCGTTTCGGGAAGCTCGATACCCGGGAAAAAAGCAAATTTCAGCAACAGACGATCATCCACACGCGGTTCATCATTGATATGGATCAGGGCGCCGCCGCCGCTGAGATCAACGGTGGTAGAATCATGCCAGGTGAGTGACTCCTCGAACGATTCGTAATCCATAACCGGTTTAATGAGTGCCCAGGACAGCTTCTCCGTGACCTCGATACGAGCGAACTGGCGGCGTTGTACGCGCTTAACGTTGCTCGGCGGAGTGAGGATATAAGCTTCACCGTTGGCGCGAATGAGTTTCTTGACAACCGACTGACATTGATAAACGGCATCTTCACGAGTTATCAGAATCGAAACCGCGGCGTTGCTGCGGAGGAGGGTATTTCCTCGCACATACTCCGGCGCGTCAACCAGGATACCGGAGTTGACGAAATCCTCGACGCGGGCGGTATAAATGCCCGCCTCACTACCCTCACCGATAACGATTTCGATCCGTTCCCAGATTTTAAGCGGTTTTGAAAGTCTGGGCAGCGGTAGTTCCGCAACAGCCATGTTATCCTATCCTAAGCCGTTTTAAGTGCTTCCATGTTGGCCCGACCCTGCTCTATTGCCAGTTCGAGAATCTTACGAGCAAGCGCGGTTCGGGAGCGGTCGTTCCGATTGCGATAAATGAAATCCTGGCCGTACTTGATGGTGCTGTTGAAGTACTGACGAGCACCGTCGTAGTCCCCCACGCGACGTGAAAGTTCCGCGATCAAGTACGAAGCCTGTAGCTGCTGATAACCGGGCGAGATATCGCGGCCATCGGAGAAAGCAGCCTGATAATAACTGACGGCCTTTTCCAAAGCGGTACGTTCGTTGATAGTCACACCGTCCCAGGTCAGGCGGACTTCCTTGAGATAATCCGTAAAGGAATTGCGCCCGGCAAAGCCCACGCCGGTGACTCCATCCTGTTCGTCCAGCACCGTCCCCTTGTATTCATTGAGAGCCTGCCCCAGTTGATTCAACTGTGCTTCCATATCACCGAATGCCTGGCGGCAACCGTTGACACCGGACGCGATCGACTCCTGGAACGGTACCATCTGAGCTTTAATTTCCGAGGGTATCTCGGCATTATCGAACTGCGCCTGCCAGTGCCGCTCGAAAGCTCGCATCTCTTTGGCGAACGATTCCAGAGCGGAATCCATACCGGC contains:
- a CDS encoding PilZ domain-containing protein, which codes for MVTQAVRDQHDDVMFNTALLDLSTMVGRSVTVHSEQFPGRPLATRVIEARENSLTLDRGGAERSIDTLVSNQQIALCFQYKGEEITVAALLKRTSGGRCRIFLDDKALPLMRRRFIRVRMSFPVRMAVMAGPAFHPKKLKNMRWMETESVNLSGGGLLLDLSSRLEKGTKLFVNLALDQFEFPVLMIGCVRHSIQPETGHFYTGVEFLTDMQARVEVPENILKLLPPAVFEFTAPKRAEMNQALIAWKKKNRL
- a CDS encoding PilZ domain-containing protein, with product MAVAELPLPRLSKPLKIWERIEIVIGEGSEAGIYTARVEDFVNSGILVDAPEYVRGNTLLRSNAAVSILITREDAVYQCQSVVKKLIRANGEAYILTPPSNVKRVQRRQFARIEVTEKLSWALIKPVMDYESFEESLTWHDSTTVDLSGGGALIHINDEPRVDDRLLLKFAFFPGIELPETVVAVCRREALDERQRMVGVEFITSDNLRKFFESHELEQLPTSVRHFGRVAQNRLVSFIFHKQVELRQKGLL
- a CDS encoding DUF2225 domain-containing protein → MATDSPFFISRIECPICKTINELQTVRVGAYTEQGRDTDFCPTDIEWRFKRYQNHNPLLYFTATCSNCFYTREFNNSFKEWKKDTNFITYRLKSIKPQHLDQLAQAGSVLKLMGEAIDTQRFPNESAILKLHLAVYDELLADHPSNLDLGRFYLRIGWVFRAMNRLGNPATNALGNLTSDIDNRFAGMDSALESFAKEMRAFERHWQAQFDNAEIPSEIKAQMVPFQESIASGVNGCRQAFGDMEAQLNQLGQALNEYKGTVLDEQDGVTGVGFAGRNSFTDYLKEVRLTWDGVTINERTALEKAVSYYQAAFSDGRDISPGYQQLQASYLIAELSRRVGDYDGARQYFNSTIKYGQDFIYRNRNDRSRTALARKILELAIEQGRANMEALKTA